In Thermodesulfobacteriota bacterium, the following are encoded in one genomic region:
- a CDS encoding ankyrin repeat domain-containing protein: protein MSIRFRLAMVFLSAALLAPLAAFASNADLVAAAKAGDAAGVSALIDGGASPNATDDDGDTALMLASGEGHADVAALLVEKGAAVNAADRYGWTALMFAAGKGHGGVVKLLLDSGASADAKDIYGWTALMVAERAEDAEEVVGLLK, encoded by the coding sequence ATGAGTATACGGTTTCGTCTTGCGATGGTTTTCCTGTCGGCGGCCCTTCTGGCCCCGCTCGCGGCGTTTGCCTCGAACGCCGACCTGGTAGCGGCGGCCAAGGCCGGGGACGCCGCGGGCGTTAGTGCGCTCATAGACGGCGGCGCCAGCCCGAACGCGACAGATGACGACGGCGATACGGCCTTGATGCTTGCCTCGGGCGAGGGGCATGCCGACGTGGCCGCACTGCTCGTCGAAAAGGGTGCGGCGGTGAACGCCGCTGACCGCTACGGCTGGACGGCCCTTATGTTCGCCGCGGGCAAGGGGCACGGGGGTGTGGTGAAGCTCCTGCTCGATAGCGGCGCCAGCGCCGACGCCAAGGACATATACGGCTGGACCGCCCTCATGGTGGCCGAGCGGGCCGAGGACGCGGAGGAAGTGGTCGGGCTGCTGAAGTAG
- the rimI gene encoding ribosomal protein S18-alanine N-acetyltransferase, protein VFWIVQEEAHILNIAVRPELRGKGIGKKLLEFSLGVMEEAGVVEVLLEVRRSNEAATRMYEDFGFEEIFTRKDYYGDEDAVVMRLEFEEGLI, encoded by the coding sequence GGTCTTCTGGATCGTGCAGGAGGAGGCCCACATACTGAATATAGCGGTGCGCCCCGAACTGAGGGGGAAGGGGATCGGTAAGAAGCTCCTTGAGTTCTCGCTCGGTGTTATGGAGGAGGCGGGGGTGGTCGAGGTGCTCCTGGAGGTAAGGCGCTCGAACGAGGCCGCCACGAGGATGTACGAAGACTTCGGCTTCGAGGAGATATTCACCCGGAAGGACTACTACGGTGACGAGGACGCGGTCGTGATGAGGCTTGAGTTCGAGGAAGGGTTGATATGA
- a CDS encoding dihydroorotate dehydrogenase has product MAMKPLEISIKKLRLNTPIFTASGTSGSADEFGRLENEESIKKSLGAVVSKGVTLKAKSGNKPPRLIPTNNSGLVNSIGLQNKGAKRFLSEELPLISNYGLPVFVNISANTIDEFGRLAGYLIDTEGGNLIRGIEINVSCPNIKEGGVIFGTNPKAVERVVKAVQRRVEGRVIVVTKLTPNVTDITESAKAAINGGTDVLSMINTLRALVIDIDAKKPLLGNIYGGLSGPAIKPVGLAMVYQCFDKISECKKKKIPIIGIGGISNWKDALEYIMAGATAVGVGTALFDNLNVFGEIKKGLQDYLEEESTTIKALVGKAH; this is encoded by the coding sequence ATGGCAATGAAGCCTCTAGAGATAAGTATAAAGAAACTACGCTTAAACACGCCCATTTTTACAGCTTCTGGCACGTCTGGGTCTGCTGATGAGTTTGGAAGGTTAGAGAATGAGGAGTCGATAAAGAAATCGCTCGGTGCTGTTGTTAGCAAAGGGGTTACATTAAAGGCTAAGTCTGGCAATAAACCTCCCAGGTTAATCCCTACAAACAATTCGGGTCTTGTAAATTCAATTGGTTTGCAGAACAAAGGCGCAAAAAGATTTCTTTCAGAGGAGCTTCCCCTTATAAGTAATTATGGTTTGCCGGTATTCGTTAATATATCTGCGAATACCATAGATGAGTTTGGTCGGCTCGCCGGGTATTTGATAGACACGGAGGGGGGCAATTTGATTCGTGGTATAGAAATCAACGTATCGTGTCCAAACATTAAGGAAGGCGGTGTTATTTTCGGGACAAACCCTAAGGCTGTAGAACGAGTGGTAAAGGCGGTTCAACGAAGGGTCGAAGGTAGGGTTATTGTCGTCACCAAGCTTACGCCCAACGTGACTGACATTACAGAGTCTGCCAAAGCCGCGATTAACGGGGGAACAGATGTGCTTTCAATGATCAATACTTTACGGGCTCTCGTAATAGATATTGATGCCAAGAAACCATTACTGGGTAACATTTATGGAGGGTTATCCGGCCCTGCTATTAAGCCCGTAGGGTTAGCCATGGTATATCAGTGTTTTGATAAGATTAGTGAGTGTAAGAAGAAAAAAATTCCAATTATTGGCATAGGCGGTATTTCCAACTGGAAAGATGCTTTGGAGTATATAATGGCTGGTGCAACAGCCGTTGGGGTGGGCACGGCATTATTTGATAACTTGAATGTGTTTGGTGAAATAAAAAAAGGTTTGCAGGATTACTTAGAGGAGGAATCAACAACGATAAAAGCTTTGGTTGGCAAAGCCCATTAA